One Candidatus Kaelpia imicola DNA window includes the following coding sequences:
- the rpsG gene encoding 30S ribosomal protein S7 — protein sequence MRRRRAEKRKITHDPVYNSVLVQKMINLMIWDGKKVVSENIIYGAFDIIKKKLNKNTDAEVLEVVQKSIENVRPRVEVRARRVGGATFQVPIEVPERRALSLALRWIREATRSKKGKSMRERLAQELLDAYRGEGAAAKKREDTHRMAEANRAFAHYRW from the coding sequence ATGAGAAGAAGAAGAGCTGAGAAAAGAAAAATCACCCATGATCCCGTATATAATAGTGTTTTGGTTCAAAAGATGATTAACTTGATGATCTGGGATGGTAAGAAGGTTGTCTCTGAAAATATAATATATGGCGCTTTCGATATTATAAAAAAGAAGCTCAATAAAAATACAGATGCAGAGGTTCTTGAAGTTGTTCAAAAGTCTATTGAAAATGTCAGGCCGAGGGTTGAAGTTAGGGCTAGGCGTGTTGGCGGTGCTACTTTCCAGGTTCCTATTGAGGTTCCTGAAAGAAGAGCGCTCTCTCTTGCGTTGCGCTGGATAAGAGAGGCTACAAGATCAAAGAAAGGTAAGTCAATGAGGGAGAGGCTTGCTCAAGAGCTTTTGGATGCTTATCGTGGTGAAGGTGCTGCTGCTAAGAAGAGAGAGGATACTCATAGGATGGCGGAGGCAAATAGAGCTTTTGCACATTATAGGTGGTAA
- the rpsL gene encoding 30S ribosomal protein S12, which translates to MPTVQQLIRLGRKKKRKKTKSPALKNCPQRRGVCVQVRTMTPKKPNSALRKVARVRLTTGIEVTSYIPGEGHNLQEHSIVLVRGGRVKDLPGVRYHIVRGTLDAGGVESRMKSRSKYGTKRPKK; encoded by the coding sequence ATGCCTACAGTTCAGCAGTTGATAAGATTGGGCAGAAAGAAAAAACGTAAAAAGACTAAATCTCCGGCATTGAAGAATTGTCCGCAGAGGCGCGGTGTCTGTGTTCAGGTTAGAACTATGACACCTAAAAAGCCTAACTCAGCTTTGAGAAAGGTTGCCAGGGTACGTCTTACAACAGGAATAGAGGTAACTTCTTACATTCCCGGAGAGGGACATAATCTTCAGGAGCACTCCATAGTCTTAGTGAGAGGCGGAAGAGTGAAGGATTTACCCGGCGTCAGGTATCATATAGTAAGAGGTACCCTTGATGCTGGAGGTGTTGAGAGTAGAATGAAATCCAGGTCTAAGTACGGTACTAAGAGACCTAAGAAATAA
- the rpoC gene encoding DNA-directed RNA polymerase subunit beta' — protein MYKQPDQFDYISIKIASPEVIRSWSHGEVKKPETINYRTFKPEKSGLFCERIFGPSRDFECYCGKYKRVKYKGVICDRCGVEVTHSRVRRERMGHIDLATSVVHVWFWKVLPSRIGTLLDMTIRELERVIYYEEYVVIDPGEVPLKKKELLTEAKLQELRVKYGNKFKAGMGAEAIKELIQELDLAKISKDIKKKLAGIPVEKIPKKHIKRLKVVEELKRSANDPEWMILNVLPVIPPDLRPLVPLEGGRFATSDLNDLYRRVINRNNRLKKLIELKAPEIIVRNEKRMLQESVDALFENGRHGRAVMGHGNRPLKSLSDMLKGKQGRFRQNLLGKRVDYSGRSVIVVGPELKIYECGLPKIMALELFEPFILRKLRERGHVHTIKSARKLIEKTTEEVWEILEDVIRDHPVLLNRAPTLHRLGIQAFQPKLIEGKAIQIHPLVCTPFNADFDGDQMAVHVPLSIEAQMESRLLMLASNNLFSPSHGGPLISPTQDIVLGLYYMTKSKDGELGEGKTFANMGEVIYAYNDYEISLHAKIKVRLDGDLIDTTVGRVLFNGILPPEAPYVNALLNKGKVSEIVKDVYKICGHHEAVKLLDRMKKMGFEHSTVAGISMSVADLKIPDLKEDIIKKARTQVAGVESEYKKGFITDGERNNKVIDIWTHATDSIEDETFKEMAEFNPPFMMADSGARGSRQQIRQLCGMRGLMAKPSGEIIEHPIVANFREGLSVLEYFISTHGARKGLADTALKTADAGYLTRRLVDVAQDVLVSEEDCGTVNGIFVSAIIEGDEVVVSLRERIIGRIACDNIVDIVTDSIIVKAEEIIDAVRASRIEELGIEKIKIRSVLTCETKNGICRLCYGLNLSTGKLAELGEAVGVVAAQSIGEPGTQLTMRTFHIGGTATRVIEQSQVQSRYSGFVKYHSLKFAEKGDYCIILNRNGQISINDETGRELERFALPQGSLLKFKDEAVIKKGEVFAEWDPYTSPILTEISGVVKYEDVELEHTVKEEYDEVSGHTRLVVVEYKGDYHPQVLVLNEDETEVLGFYPLPPGAIILVKDGAKVSSGDILAKTARKLVKTRDITGGLPRVAELFEARKPKNPAIVSEIDGIVEFGPFKKGQRQIIVKSETGMVKEYNIPHGKHLNVYRGDHVEAGTALTDGPLVLQDILNVCGEKKLQEYLVNEIQEVYRLQGVKINDKHIEAIIKQMIRKVKIEDPGDTSFLYGQEVDKFIFREENERVIGKKSKPAKGKLILQGITKASLTTESWVSSASFQETTRVLTDAASAGRSDSLKGLKENVIVGHLIPAGTGYKNHREIELIKNKEA, from the coding sequence ATGTATAAACAGCCTGACCAGTTTGATTATATAAGCATAAAGATAGCTTCACCGGAGGTTATAAGGAGTTGGTCTCATGGGGAGGTAAAGAAACCTGAGACCATAAATTATAGAACTTTTAAGCCTGAGAAAAGCGGGTTATTTTGCGAGAGAATATTCGGTCCTAGCCGTGATTTTGAATGTTACTGCGGTAAATATAAAAGGGTTAAGTATAAGGGCGTTATCTGTGACAGGTGCGGCGTTGAAGTTACTCATTCCAGAGTAAGACGTGAGAGGATGGGTCATATTGATCTTGCAACCTCTGTTGTCCATGTCTGGTTCTGGAAAGTTTTACCTTCCCGAATAGGTACGCTGTTGGATATGACGATAAGAGAGCTTGAAAGGGTCATCTATTATGAGGAGTATGTTGTTATCGATCCTGGTGAGGTACCTCTTAAGAAAAAAGAGCTTTTGACTGAAGCAAAACTTCAAGAGTTGCGTGTTAAGTACGGTAATAAGTTTAAGGCTGGTATGGGTGCTGAGGCTATAAAAGAATTAATTCAGGAATTGGATTTGGCAAAAATCTCTAAAGATATAAAGAAGAAATTAGCCGGGATACCGGTTGAAAAAATACCAAAAAAACATATTAAAAGATTAAAGGTTGTAGAAGAGCTTAAGCGTTCTGCTAACGATCCGGAATGGATGATCTTAAATGTGCTTCCTGTAATCCCTCCTGATTTAAGACCTCTTGTTCCTCTTGAGGGTGGAAGGTTTGCTACTAGCGATTTAAATGATTTATATCGCCGTGTAATAAATAGAAATAATAGATTAAAAAAATTGATAGAGTTAAAAGCTCCTGAGATCATAGTAAGAAACGAAAAAAGAATGCTTCAGGAGTCGGTAGATGCTCTTTTTGAAAACGGTAGACATGGTAGGGCTGTTATGGGGCATGGTAACAGGCCTTTAAAGTCTCTCTCTGATATGTTAAAAGGTAAACAGGGGCGGTTCCGTCAAAACCTTTTGGGCAAGAGAGTCGATTATTCAGGAAGAAGTGTTATCGTTGTCGGTCCTGAGCTTAAGATATATGAATGCGGGCTTCCAAAGATTATGGCGCTGGAGCTTTTTGAACCTTTTATCTTAAGAAAGTTAAGAGAGAGAGGCCACGTCCATACCATTAAGAGTGCTAGAAAACTTATCGAGAAGACTACTGAAGAAGTCTGGGAGATTTTGGAGGATGTTATAAGAGACCATCCTGTCTTATTGAATAGAGCTCCAACCTTACATCGTCTTGGTATTCAGGCATTTCAGCCTAAACTTATAGAAGGGAAGGCTATCCAGATCCATCCCTTAGTCTGCACACCATTTAACGCGGACTTTGACGGAGATCAGATGGCTGTCCATGTACCGCTTTCAATAGAGGCTCAGATGGAATCACGCCTTCTTATGTTGGCATCAAACAATCTCTTCTCGCCTTCACACGGCGGTCCGTTAATATCTCCGACGCAAGATATTGTTTTAGGTCTGTACTATATGACCAAATCCAAGGATGGAGAGTTGGGTGAAGGAAAAACATTTGCTAATATGGGTGAGGTTATATATGCCTACAACGATTATGAGATCTCTCTCCATGCCAAGATAAAGGTAAGGTTAGACGGCGATCTGATAGATACAACAGTTGGAAGAGTTCTCTTTAATGGTATCTTACCTCCCGAAGCGCCCTATGTTAATGCTCTTTTAAATAAGGGTAAGGTATCTGAGATAGTCAAGGATGTTTATAAGATTTGCGGGCATCATGAAGCAGTGAAGCTCTTAGACCGCATGAAGAAAATGGGTTTTGAGCATTCTACAGTTGCGGGTATATCAATGTCTGTAGCCGATCTGAAAATACCCGATTTAAAAGAGGATATTATCAAAAAAGCAAGAACTCAAGTTGCCGGAGTTGAGAGTGAGTATAAGAAGGGTTTTATAACAGACGGTGAGCGTAATAATAAAGTGATAGATATTTGGACCCATGCAACAGATAGCATTGAAGACGAGACATTTAAAGAGATGGCAGAGTTTAATCCGCCGTTTATGATGGCTGATTCTGGTGCAAGAGGGTCGCGGCAGCAGATAAGACAACTCTGTGGTATGAGAGGTTTAATGGCTAAGCCATCAGGTGAAATCATAGAACATCCTATTGTAGCTAATTTTAGGGAGGGACTTTCGGTTCTGGAATATTTTATATCTACCCATGGTGCTAGAAAAGGTCTGGCTGATACGGCTCTTAAGACAGCCGATGCCGGATATTTAACCAGAAGACTCGTAGACGTTGCTCAGGATGTGCTGGTATCAGAAGAAGATTGCGGTACCGTTAACGGTATATTTGTCTCTGCTATAATCGAAGGCGACGAAGTCGTCGTGTCTTTGAGAGAGAGAATAATTGGCAGAATCGCTTGTGATAACATAGTTGATATTGTAACGGATAGTATAATCGTTAAAGCTGAAGAGATTATTGATGCAGTCAGGGCTTCAAGAATAGAAGAGCTGGGTATTGAAAAGATAAAGATAAGGAGTGTTCTGACTTGCGAAACTAAGAACGGAATTTGCAGGTTATGTTATGGATTAAATCTTTCAACAGGTAAGTTGGCTGAACTGGGTGAAGCTGTTGGTGTTGTTGCAGCACAGTCTATCGGAGAGCCTGGTACTCAGCTTACTATGAGAACTTTCCATATTGGAGGTACTGCTACAAGAGTAATTGAACAGTCTCAAGTTCAGTCTCGTTACTCAGGTTTTGTTAAGTACCATAGTTTGAAGTTCGCAGAGAAAGGGGATTATTGTATTATTTTGAATAGAAACGGTCAGATAAGTATTAACGATGAGACCGGAAGAGAGCTGGAGCGCTTTGCTCTTCCTCAGGGTTCTCTGCTTAAGTTTAAAGATGAAGCAGTAATTAAAAAGGGAGAGGTTTTCGCGGAGTGGGACCCTTATACCTCCCCCATCTTAACCGAGATTTCTGGTGTTGTTAAATACGAAGACGTAGAGTTAGAGCATACCGTAAAAGAAGAATATGATGAGGTTAGCGGTCATACAAGACTTGTTGTTGTTGAGTACAAAGGAGATTACCATCCTCAGGTGCTTGTCTTGAATGAAGATGAGACTGAGGTTCTTGGTTTTTATCCTCTGCCTCCGGGGGCGATCATTCTTGTTAAAGATGGAGCCAAGGTTTCATCTGGCGATATCCTGGCTAAGACTGCAAGAAAATTAGTTAAGACTCGCGATATTACAGGTGGTCTGCCGAGAGTTGCCGAGCTTTTTGAAGCTAGAAAACCTAAGAATCCCGCCATTGTCTCTGAGATAGACGGAATCGTTGAGTTTGGTCCTTTCAAAAAAGGGCAGAGGCAGATTATAGTTAAGTCTGAGACTGGAATGGTTAAAGAGTATAATATTCCGCATGGAAAACATTTAAATGTATATAGAGGCGACCATGTAGAAGCCGGAACAGCTTTGACTGATGGGCCATTGGTTTTACAGGATATTCTTAACGTTTGCGGAGAAAAGAAATTACAAGAGTATCTGGTAAATGAGATTCAGGAAGTCTACCGCCTTCAGGGTGTTAAGATAAATGATAAACATATTGAGGCGATAATAAAACAGATGATAAGAAAGGTAAAGATAGAAGACCCCGGAGATACAAGCTTTCTCTATGGTCAGGAAGTTGATAAGTTTATATTCCGGGAGGAGAACGAGAGAGTGATTGGCAAAAAAAGTAAGCCTGCCAAGGGTAAGCTTATCTTGCAAGGAATAACCAAGGCATCACTGACTACAGAGAGTTGGGTATCATCTGCAAGTTTCCAGGAGACTACACGTGTACTGACTGATGCAGCCTCTGCAGGCAGGTCGGATAGTTTAAAAGGATTAAAAGAGAACGTTATAGTGGGTCATTTAATACCCGCCGGCACAGGTTATAAAAACCATAGAGAGATAGAATTAATTAAGAATAAGGAGGCATAA
- the rpoB gene encoding DNA-directed RNA polymerase subunit beta — protein sequence MAKRRSVVKIKSPVEVPNLLDLQLKPFHDFLQEDVAKTKRKHWGLEAVLKETFPIESVDGAATLEYVYYTIGKPKYTLDECKRKDFTYSVPLRVKLRLRTPTEVREQEVFLCDLPYMSPQGTFVMNGDERVVVTQMHRSSGVSFEESSQLYGKVSYRARIVPYYGSWLEFEFDQSKVLNVYIDRRRKFPVSVLLRAFGYSSDEDILKIFGGTESLKINKRSDLKNVEERVLAEDIVDSENKQILFEKYQLITKTDVSRLEKLNLKQIKLVKEEVAEIVNTLKKDATISKEEALIEIFRKMQPGNPATIENAEGYFQRLFLNPKRYDLQRVGRFIINRKLGMKVSLDKRILDKETVVKVIDYMLKLRKGEGEPDDIDHLGNRRIRTVGELLQEQFRIGLLRIERVSRERMAVYDMESLMPHHLVNSKLISALIRDFFGRGSLSQFMDQTNPLAELTHRRRLSALGPGGLDRERAGFEVRDVHYSHYGRVCPIETPEGPNIGLITSLALYARINEFGFIETPYRKVKNKNVSNEIKYLTADEEDKYVIAQANAKLDEGSRFIDKEIFCRYKDGFIKAGPSEVEYMDVAPQQIVGSSTGLIPFLEHDDANRALMGANMMRQAVPLMITESPLVGTGFEKKAVEDSGTLVLAEKDGTVRYVDSEHITVGANEYNLTKFGRTNADTCVNQRPLIKIGDKVKAGDVLADGAATDDGELSLGRNILVAFMPWRGYNFEDAIILSERLVKDDVFSSIHIEEFEVEARETKLGPEEITRDIPNVSEEILRNLDNNGVVRIGAEVKPSDILIGKISPKTESELTPEEKLLRAIFGEKAGDVRDTSLKVPPGVFGVVINIEVFTRKEGATLSKEEKSRELKEIKALRKEHEAKVSQLKKEKLSRLSQLLLGEKLSAPLHDIETNKVLVSDGVLIKDKDIKRLGHCDLDVVKLIDSDSKEDEIFRVLKLYDDQIEEVLYEMDARIHRVKKGDELPPGVLKKIVIHVASKRKIVAGDKMAGRHGNKGVISKIVHEEDMPYLPDGTPVDIVLNPLGVPSRMNIGQLLETHLGWAAKKLGFKIATPVFAGISEDEIKDFLKEAGLPEDGKITLYDGMSGEPFDQNVTVGYIYMMKLSHMVDDKIHARSIGPYSLVTQQPLGGKAQFGGQRFGEMEVWALEAYGAAYTLQEMLTVKSDDVQGRTKIYESIVKGESSFQHGTPESLNVLLRELQGLALDVRIVKDKDIKGAKTIKVKKKGRAKNV from the coding sequence ATGGCTAAAAGGCGCAGTGTTGTTAAAATAAAATCGCCGGTAGAAGTCCCCAATCTTTTAGATCTGCAGCTTAAGCCTTTTCACGATTTTCTGCAGGAAGATGTAGCTAAAACGAAGAGAAAGCATTGGGGGTTAGAGGCGGTATTAAAAGAGACATTTCCCATCGAGAGTGTAGATGGTGCTGCTACCTTAGAGTATGTCTATTATACAATTGGTAAACCCAAATACACTCTGGATGAATGCAAGAGAAAGGATTTTACTTACTCTGTTCCTCTGCGTGTAAAATTGCGCCTTAGAACACCAACTGAAGTTAGAGAGCAGGAGGTATTCCTCTGCGACCTTCCTTATATGAGCCCTCAGGGTACTTTTGTTATGAATGGCGATGAGAGGGTTGTTGTAACCCAGATGCATCGTTCTTCAGGGGTTAGCTTTGAAGAGAGTTCGCAGCTTTATGGTAAGGTCTCTTATCGTGCTAGGATAGTTCCTTATTACGGTAGCTGGTTGGAATTTGAATTTGACCAGTCTAAGGTTTTAAATGTCTATATAGATAGAAGAAGAAAGTTTCCTGTTTCGGTCTTACTCAGAGCTTTTGGTTATTCAAGCGATGAGGATATCTTGAAAATATTTGGTGGAACAGAGAGTTTAAAGATTAACAAACGTTCTGATCTCAAAAATGTTGAAGAGAGAGTTCTCGCAGAGGATATTGTTGATTCCGAGAATAAGCAGATATTATTTGAGAAGTACCAGCTTATAACCAAAACCGATGTTTCGAGATTGGAGAAGTTAAATCTTAAGCAGATTAAGCTGGTCAAGGAAGAGGTTGCTGAAATAGTAAATACGCTTAAGAAAGATGCTACTATTTCTAAAGAGGAAGCATTAATAGAGATCTTTCGTAAGATGCAGCCTGGTAACCCTGCGACGATTGAAAATGCCGAAGGTTATTTCCAGAGACTCTTTTTAAATCCCAAGCGTTATGATTTACAACGTGTAGGCAGGTTTATAATAAACAGAAAGCTTGGAATGAAGGTATCTCTTGATAAGCGTATCTTAGATAAAGAGACTGTTGTTAAGGTCATTGATTATATGCTGAAGCTACGTAAGGGAGAGGGTGAACCCGATGACATAGATCATCTCGGTAATCGAAGGATAAGAACAGTTGGCGAGCTCTTACAGGAGCAGTTCAGAATAGGTCTTTTAAGAATAGAGCGGGTATCGCGCGAAAGAATGGCAGTTTATGATATGGAGTCTTTAATGCCTCACCATCTTGTAAATTCTAAACTGATATCTGCATTGATCAGAGATTTCTTTGGTCGGGGCAGTCTCTCTCAATTTATGGATCAGACTAATCCTCTGGCTGAGTTGACTCATAGAAGACGTTTAAGTGCTTTAGGTCCCGGAGGCTTAGATAGGGAGCGTGCTGGTTTTGAGGTCCGCGACGTTCACTATTCTCATTATGGTAGAGTCTGCCCTATAGAGACTCCTGAAGGTCCTAATATCGGCCTCATTACTTCTCTCGCTCTATATGCTCGAATCAATGAATTTGGTTTTATAGAGACTCCTTATAGAAAGGTAAAGAATAAGAATGTTTCAAATGAAATTAAGTATCTTACTGCCGATGAGGAGGATAAATATGTTATTGCTCAGGCCAATGCGAAACTGGATGAAGGCAGCCGTTTTATAGATAAAGAGATCTTCTGCCGTTATAAGGACGGATTTATTAAGGCAGGCCCGTCTGAGGTTGAGTATATGGATGTTGCTCCTCAGCAGATTGTGGGTTCTTCAACCGGATTGATACCATTTTTAGAGCATGATGATGCCAACCGTGCTCTTATGGGTGCTAATATGATGAGGCAGGCTGTTCCACTTATGATTACGGAGTCGCCGCTTGTCGGTACGGGGTTTGAAAAAAAGGCTGTCGAAGATTCAGGAACTCTTGTTCTGGCTGAAAAAGATGGTACTGTTCGCTATGTTGATTCTGAACATATAACAGTAGGAGCCAACGAATACAACCTGACTAAGTTTGGGCGTACCAATGCCGATACATGTGTAAACCAGAGACCTCTGATTAAGATTGGGGATAAGGTTAAAGCTGGCGATGTCTTGGCTGATGGTGCCGCAACTGACGATGGAGAGCTTTCTTTAGGCAGGAATATACTTGTTGCTTTTATGCCCTGGCGTGGATATAACTTTGAAGACGCTATTATCTTGAGCGAGAGACTTGTTAAAGACGATGTTTTTTCTTCTATTCACATCGAAGAGTTTGAAGTTGAAGCTAGGGAGACAAAGCTGGGGCCTGAAGAGATTACCCGGGATATTCCCAATGTTAGCGAAGAGATATTAAGGAATCTTGATAATAATGGTGTTGTGAGGATCGGGGCCGAGGTAAAGCCGTCGGATATACTTATTGGTAAGATATCTCCTAAGACCGAATCAGAACTTACCCCTGAAGAGAAACTGCTGCGTGCTATATTCGGCGAGAAAGCCGGGGATGTCAGGGATACATCTTTAAAAGTTCCGCCAGGTGTATTCGGTGTTGTTATAAATATCGAGGTCTTTACGCGTAAAGAGGGAGCTACTTTAAGCAAGGAAGAGAAAAGTAGAGAGCTTAAAGAGATAAAGGCTTTAAGAAAAGAGCATGAAGCCAAGGTAAGTCAGCTTAAAAAAGAGAAACTCAGCAGATTGTCGCAACTCCTTCTCGGCGAGAAACTGAGTGCGCCTTTACACGATATAGAGACAAATAAGGTTTTAGTAAGCGATGGCGTTTTGATAAAGGATAAAGATATAAAGAGACTTGGTCACTGCGATCTTGACGTTGTTAAGTTAATAGACAGCGACTCCAAGGAAGATGAGATTTTCAGAGTCCTCAAACTCTACGATGACCAGATTGAGGAAGTATTATACGAGATGGATGCAAGGATACATAGAGTTAAAAAGGGTGATGAACTTCCACCCGGAGTCTTAAAGAAGATTGTAATTCACGTGGCGAGTAAAAGAAAGATTGTAGCGGGAGATAAGATGGCCGGAAGGCATGGTAATAAAGGTGTCATCTCTAAAATAGTACATGAGGAGGATATGCCTTATCTGCCTGACGGTACGCCTGTGGATATAGTATTGAATCCTTTAGGAGTACCGTCTCGTATGAATATAGGCCAGCTATTAGAGACCCATCTCGGTTGGGCTGCAAAGAAGCTGGGTTTTAAGATTGCTACGCCTGTATTTGCGGGTATATCGGAAGATGAGATCAAAGATTTTCTCAAAGAAGCCGGGTTGCCGGAAGATGGGAAGATCACCCTCTATGATGGAATGAGCGGTGAACCTTTTGACCAGAATGTTACAGTAGGATATATATATATGATGAAGTTATCTCATATGGTAGACGATAAAATTCATGCCAGGTCTATAGGTCCTTACTCTCTCGTTACCCAGCAGCCTTTGGGTGGAAAAGCCCAATTCGGAGGCCAGAGATTTGGAGAGATGGAAGTATGGGCCCTGGAAGCATACGGTGCCGCCTACACTCTCCAGGAGATGCTTACCGTTAAGAGTGATGATGTTCAGGGCAGGACCAAGATATATGAATCTATAGTCAAAGGCGAAAGTTCTTTTCAGCATGGGACTCCGGAATCGCTAAACGTCCTTTTGAGAGAACTCCAGGGTCTGGCGCTGGATGTTAGAATAGTCAAGGATAAAGATATAAAAGGGGCTAAAACAATAAAAGTAAAGAAAAAAGGGAGGGCAAAAAATGTATAA
- the rplL gene encoding 50S ribosomal protein L7/L12 produces MAGLGKKEKKIVESIESLSVMELSALVKALEEKFGVSAAMPIMAGPMVAGTGAAEAEEKSTFDVVLAEIGSNKIQVIKEVRAVSNLGLKEAKDLVEAAPKPVVTGIKKEEAEEIKGKLEAVGAKVELK; encoded by the coding sequence ATAGCTGGTTTGGGTAAGAAAGAGAAGAAGATTGTCGAGTCTATAGAGTCTCTCTCTGTTATGGAGCTTTCAGCGCTTGTAAAAGCACTTGAAGAGAAGTTCGGTGTCTCAGCTGCAATGCCTATTATGGCAGGACCGATGGTTGCAGGTACTGGAGCGGCAGAGGCAGAAGAGAAGTCTACTTTTGATGTTGTATTAGCAGAGATAGGTTCTAACAAGATTCAGGTTATCAAGGAGGTTAGGGCTGTATCCAATCTCGGATTAAAAGAAGCCAAAGATCTTGTAGAGGCTGCTCCTAAACCTGTTGTGACCGGGATTAAAAAAGAAGAGGCTGAAGAGATCAAAGGAAAACTGGAAGCAGTGGGAGCGAAGGTAGAATTAAAATAG
- the rplJ gene encoding 50S ribosomal protein L10 translates to MKIGQYTRQLIMDKYKSKIKDSEYIFFTNFKGISADGMKDIRSQLRKHSAGVVVVNNSLFKRALEDIKMNMLLEHVDGEVAVIYGKDEPIAITKVIQDLKKGNESFFVKAGYLEDRLLKPEEVKELASIPSREVLYGQVVNLMKSPLSSLVSVLKGNIQSLINVIKGIKEKKES, encoded by the coding sequence ATGAAGATAGGTCAGTACACAAGACAGCTTATAATGGATAAGTATAAGAGTAAAATAAAAGATTCCGAATATATATTTTTTACTAATTTTAAGGGCATATCTGCTGATGGGATGAAAGATATCAGATCTCAGCTCAGAAAACATTCTGCAGGTGTGGTCGTTGTAAACAACTCTCTTTTTAAACGTGCGCTTGAAGATATTAAGATGAATATGCTCTTAGAACATGTAGATGGCGAGGTAGCTGTTATCTACGGTAAAGATGAGCCGATAGCTATTACTAAAGTAATCCAAGATTTGAAAAAAGGAAATGAGAGTTTTTTTGTTAAAGCAGGATATCTGGAAGATAGATTATTAAAACCTGAAGAGGTTAAAGAGCTTGCCTCTATTCCTTCCAGAGAGGTTTTATATGGGCAGGTTGTGAATCTAATGAAGTCCCCGCTTAGCAGCCTGGTCTCTGTCCTTAAAGGTAATATACAATCTTTAATAAATGTTATAAAGGGAATAAAAGAGAAAAAAGAATCTTAA
- the rplA gene encoding 50S ribosomal protein L1, with the protein MVKITKKQKSIKDSVDLQKEYSIEEAIETLQGMPKAKFDETVEVSCKLNVDPKKSDQMVRGSVVLPSGLGKEVRVLVFCKGEKERGAKDAGADYVGGEDLVEKIKSGWMDFDVAIAAPDMMREVGKIGKMLGPRGLMPSPKNGTVTDQLAKVIKESKAGKLDYRMDKTGTINVGLGKVSFPKDELARNIDSFLESLLGVKPASSKGQFLKRVILSTTMSPGLTIALSEVQK; encoded by the coding sequence ATGGTCAAGATTACAAAAAAACAGAAGAGTATCAAAGATTCCGTTGACCTGCAAAAAGAGTATAGCATTGAAGAGGCTATTGAGACTCTTCAAGGTATGCCTAAAGCTAAGTTCGATGAGACAGTCGAAGTCTCTTGTAAATTAAATGTCGATCCTAAAAAGAGCGATCAGATGGTCAGAGGTTCGGTTGTTTTGCCAAGCGGTTTGGGTAAAGAAGTAAGAGTGCTGGTCTTCTGTAAGGGTGAAAAAGAGAGGGGGGCAAAAGATGCTGGAGCAGATTATGTCGGAGGTGAGGATCTGGTTGAGAAGATAAAATCCGGTTGGATGGATTTTGATGTTGCGATAGCTGCACCTGATATGATGCGGGAAGTCGGTAAGATAGGAAAGATGCTTGGACCTCGCGGGCTCATGCCTTCCCCCAAAAACGGTACTGTTACTGATCAGTTAGCTAAGGTTATAAAAGAGTCCAAAGCCGGTAAGTTAGATTATAGAATGGATAAGACCGGAACTATAAATGTTGGGCTTGGCAAGGTTTCGTTTCCCAAGGATGAGTTAGCCCGGAATATAGACTCTTTTCTGGAATCACTTTTAGGTGTAAAGCCGGCATCCAGCAAGGGGCAGTTTTTAAAAAGAGTCATTCTATCTACTACAATGAGCCCGGGGTTAACCATAGCTCTTTCGGAGGTTCAAAAATGA